From Selenomonas ruminantium AC2024, a single genomic window includes:
- a CDS encoding 4Fe-4S binding protein, protein MAYDYKELKSHGFMQQKQPGCFSMRLKSVGGKFTAAQLQTVQEVAEKFGEGYVHLTSRQGIEIPFIKEQDIDEVKKALAAGGLATGFCGAQVRTITACQGNAVCRSGLIDTARLAEEFAERYAGKMLPHKFKVGFTGCHNNCLKTEENDIGIKGGVKPVWQKDKCKLCGACVKICPRGALTLDREKGKILWDRKKCYFCGKCTKGCKFEAFEKKSGFVVSFGGLYGNRIAIGKKIVPLIYGEDKLRKALDAALDYFEQHANKGERFRNMLDRIGWEEFTQIIRESQK, encoded by the coding sequence ATGGCATACGATTACAAGGAGCTCAAATCCCATGGCTTTATGCAGCAGAAACAGCCCGGCTGTTTTTCTATGCGCCTGAAAAGCGTGGGCGGCAAGTTCACTGCTGCCCAGCTGCAGACCGTGCAGGAAGTAGCGGAAAAATTTGGCGAAGGCTATGTGCATCTGACTTCCCGTCAGGGCATTGAGATTCCCTTTATCAAGGAGCAGGATATCGATGAAGTTAAAAAAGCCTTGGCAGCGGGCGGCCTTGCCACAGGTTTTTGCGGCGCACAGGTGCGTACGATTACGGCCTGTCAGGGCAATGCCGTCTGCCGTTCGGGCCTTATCGATACCGCAAGGCTAGCAGAGGAATTTGCGGAGCGCTATGCAGGCAAAATGCTGCCGCATAAATTCAAGGTGGGCTTTACGGGCTGCCATAACAACTGCCTGAAGACCGAGGAAAACGATATCGGCATCAAAGGCGGCGTAAAGCCCGTGTGGCAGAAGGATAAGTGCAAGCTCTGCGGTGCCTGCGTTAAAATCTGCCCGCGGGGCGCGCTGACTTTAGACAGGGAAAAGGGCAAAATCCTTTGGGACAGAAAGAAATGCTATTTCTGTGGCAAATGCACCAAGGGCTGCAAATTCGAGGCATTTGAGAAAAAGTCCGGCTTTGTCGTGTCCTTTGGCGGGCTCTACGGCAACCGCATTGCCATCGGCAAGAAGATTGTGCCGCTGATTTACGGTGAGGATAAACTGCGCAAGGCCCTCGATGCCGCGCTGGATTACTTTGAACAGCACGCCAACAAAGGTGAACGCTTCCGCAATATGCTCGACCGGATTGGCTGGGAGGAGTTTACGCAGATAATCCGCGAGAGCCAAAAATAA
- the cysW gene encoding sulfate ABC transporter permease subunit CysW, whose protein sequence is MELVSKLASVKAKEKLAKGAWQETLIKWSLILLGAAFLVVMMVLPLVLIGVEALAKGWAAYMRAISEPFAQKALWLTAEATILAVLSNTVFGLAAAWLLTKFDFKGKSLLGAIIDLPFAVSPVVAGLFFIMLFGRLSPFYDTLQAYQVAVVFAVPGIVLATIFVTLPFIARSIVPVMEAQGRQEEEAAALMGASGWRIFWQITLPNIKWGLLYGIILCSARAMGEFGAVSVVSGHIRGKTNTLPLHIEILYNEYNFTAAFAVASILVILAVVVLILRNLVEWRLTRAERTGEHEL, encoded by the coding sequence ATGGAGTTGGTCAGCAAATTAGCAAGTGTTAAAGCAAAAGAAAAACTTGCAAAGGGAGCCTGGCAGGAAACGTTAATCAAGTGGTCGTTGATTTTGTTGGGGGCGGCGTTCTTGGTCGTGATGATGGTTCTGCCTTTGGTACTGATTGGTGTGGAGGCTTTGGCCAAAGGCTGGGCAGCTTATATGCGGGCTATCAGCGAACCCTTTGCCCAGAAGGCTTTATGGCTGACGGCGGAAGCCACAATTCTTGCGGTATTGTCCAATACCGTGTTTGGGCTGGCGGCGGCGTGGCTGCTCACGAAGTTTGATTTCAAAGGCAAGAGTTTATTAGGCGCCATTATTGATTTGCCCTTTGCGGTATCGCCGGTGGTGGCGGGCTTGTTCTTTATCATGTTGTTTGGCAGGTTAAGTCCGTTTTATGATACCTTGCAGGCCTATCAGGTGGCGGTGGTGTTTGCGGTGCCGGGGATTGTGCTAGCGACTATCTTTGTGACTTTGCCGTTTATCGCCCGCAGCATTGTGCCGGTGATGGAGGCGCAGGGGCGGCAGGAGGAAGAAGCGGCGGCGCTTATGGGGGCCAGCGGCTGGCGGATTTTTTGGCAGATTACCCTGCCCAATATCAAATGGGGCCTGCTTTACGGCATTATCCTTTGCAGCGCCCGCGCGATGGGCGAGTTTGGGGCCGTTTCGGTGGTGTCTGGTCATATCCGGGGCAAGACCAATACCCTGCCGCTGCATATTGAGATTCTCTACAATGAATATAATTTTACGGCGGCGTTTGCTGTGGCCTCGATTCTAGTGATTCTGGCCGTGGTGGTGCTTATCTTACGCAATTTGGTGGAATGGCGGCTGACGAGAGCGGAAAGGACTGGTGAACATGAGTTATGA
- a CDS encoding peptidoglycan recognition family protein, translating into MNRREFLCLGAACLLGMVDGQKIVEASYYEPMIYKRFFQFTEYEERPVTDALVIHHTGFPDVDKDSTAAAIHKFHQEERKWAGIGYHYLIRKDGMIEQGRRPRAIGAHALGHNKHSLGICLAGNFEIGKPTEAQMDSVKELCRWLCKKYGLDPMEKGVIVGHRDLNDTLCPGKNLYRRLEEIRRFCV; encoded by the coding sequence ATGAACAGGCGGGAGTTTTTGTGTTTGGGGGCGGCCTGTTTGCTGGGTATGGTAGATGGGCAGAAAATCGTGGAGGCTTCTTATTATGAGCCGATGATTTATAAGCGTTTTTTTCAGTTTACGGAATACGAGGAGCGGCCGGTCACAGATGCTTTGGTCATTCACCATACGGGCTTTCCGGATGTGGATAAGGATTCAACGGCGGCTGCTATTCATAAATTCCATCAGGAGGAACGGAAATGGGCGGGGATTGGCTATCATTACCTGATACGCAAGGATGGCATGATTGAGCAGGGGCGGCGTCCTAGGGCGATAGGTGCGCATGCGCTGGGGCATAATAAGCATTCCTTGGGGATTTGTCTGGCGGGGAATTTTGAAATCGGCAAGCCGACGGAAGCGCAGATGGATTCGGTTAAGGAACTTTGTCGCTGGCTCTGTAAGAAATATGGGCTTGACCCAATGGAAAAGGGCGTGATTGTGGGGCATCGGGATTTGAATGATACGTTGTGTCCGGGGAAGAATCTTTATAGGCGACTGGAGGAGATTCGGAGATTTTGCGTATAA
- a CDS encoding 4Fe-4S dicluster domain-containing protein, with protein sequence MRDCWGCTACVKECPRKAIYYYLAADLGGHGGRLYAENNEQEIKWQMQWPDGSQEEIVTAKQEANQY encoded by the coding sequence GTGCGGGACTGCTGGGGCTGCACCGCCTGCGTCAAGGAATGTCCGCGCAAGGCCATTTACTATTATCTGGCGGCAGATTTGGGCGGCCACGGCGGGCGGCTCTATGCAGAGAACAATGAACAAGAAATCAAATGGCAGATGCAGTGGCCGGACGGCAGCCAGGAGGAAATCGTCACGGCGAAGCAGGAAGCCAATCAATATTAA
- a CDS encoding ABC transporter ATP-binding protein, giving the protein MSYEVELKHIEKYFGSFKAADDASFGVEKGQLAGLLGPSGSGKTTLLRMLAGLEQPDKGDIWIAGRRVNKIPARERGIGFVFQNYALFRHMTVRDNLAFGLRVQKVDGHTIKVRTDELLELTGLTAVAKRYPQQLSGGQRQRVAFARALAPNPKVLLLDEPFAAIDAKVRKELRSWLREAIHSLGITSLFVTHDQDEAVEVADKIIIVNKGRIEQAGSPVEIYQSPQSPFVADFIGESVKVEDYTRFKGFGGEQSQAGNHQGIIRPEFIELAKDEREISLPLGAEQGVVKATYFRGSNMAVDIEVRGQILRAARSLEKEPLQVGDKALAFIHRIYSLEAGQTRIIENRAKRQESVVI; this is encoded by the coding sequence ATGAGTTATGAAGTAGAACTGAAACATATCGAAAAATATTTTGGCAGTTTCAAAGCGGCAGATGATGCAAGCTTTGGTGTGGAAAAAGGACAGCTGGCCGGGCTCCTGGGGCCTTCCGGCAGTGGCAAGACCACGCTCCTGCGGATGCTGGCGGGGTTAGAACAGCCGGATAAGGGCGATATTTGGATTGCCGGGCGGCGGGTCAATAAGATTCCGGCGCGGGAGCGGGGCATTGGCTTTGTGTTTCAGAATTATGCGCTGTTCCGCCATATGACGGTGCGGGATAATCTCGCCTTTGGCCTGCGAGTGCAGAAGGTGGATGGTCACACCATCAAGGTGCGAACGGATGAACTCTTGGAGCTTACGGGGCTTACAGCAGTCGCCAAGCGTTATCCGCAGCAGCTTTCCGGCGGTCAGCGGCAACGGGTGGCCTTTGCTCGGGCGCTGGCACCCAATCCCAAGGTCTTGCTGCTCGATGAGCCCTTTGCGGCCATTGATGCCAAGGTGCGCAAGGAACTCAGAAGCTGGCTGCGGGAGGCGATTCATAGCCTGGGCATTACGAGTTTGTTTGTGACCCATGACCAGGACGAGGCTGTGGAGGTGGCGGATAAAATCATCATCGTCAACAAGGGACGCATTGAGCAGGCGGGCAGTCCTGTGGAAATCTATCAGTCACCGCAATCGCCGTTTGTGGCGGATTTTATCGGCGAATCCGTGAAGGTGGAGGACTATACGCGCTTTAAGGGCTTTGGGGGCGAGCAGAGTCAGGCTGGAAATCATCAGGGTATTATTCGTCCGGAGTTTATCGAACTGGCCAAGGATGAGCGGGAGATTTCCCTGCCGCTAGGCGCCGAGCAGGGGGTGGTGAAGGCCACCTACTTCCGAGGCAGCAATATGGCGGTGGACATTGAGGTTCGCGGACAGATTTTGCGGGCGGCGCGTAGTCTCGAAAAGGAACCCTTGCAGGTTGGGGATAAGGCGCTGGCCTTTATTCATCGGATTTACAGTTTGGAGGCTGGGCAGACGCGGATTATCGAAAACCGCGCCAAGCGGCAGGAGTCCGTAGTGATTTGA
- a CDS encoding sulfate adenylyltransferase subunit 1: MGKALEQKEAGLNIVVVGHVDHGKSTVIGRLLYDTGSLPQGAIDKVEKIAHDTGKPFEYAYLLDAFEEEQQQGITIDTTRIQFSTAKRDYVIIDAPGHKEFLKNMISGAAGAEAALLIVDGKQGVQEQSRRHAYMLSLLGIKKVYVLVNKMDLAGYAEIAFVKIKHDMGAFLAELGIYPLKYIPVSGLQGDNIASKSVHMPWYQGEPLLEALDLLEGEQAAVDRALRLPIQDVYKFDSRRIIAGRIEAGQLAVGDEIAIYPGGRKTKVVAFPYWQAKDQRTQAFAGASTGIQVADEFFNQRGEIITRAGDTPPLTGKRLRVSLFWLGKKPLQLNRRYKLKLGTQEVEAQVESIEKLIDASSLDQRAADTVKEIRLNDVAEVILKLKEEIAFDRFQDYQATGRFVLVDGYDVAGGGIVLAAEKEAPGEFSQKAMRYIMNHLPQNGELIVVVKDGEIVRLERTEREVFSGIDGEGI, translated from the coding sequence ATGGGGAAAGCATTAGAACAAAAAGAAGCAGGGCTGAATATCGTCGTGGTGGGTCATGTGGACCACGGTAAATCCACAGTCATTGGCCGCCTGCTCTACGATACAGGTTCTCTGCCGCAGGGAGCCATTGACAAGGTCGAAAAAATCGCACACGATACGGGCAAGCCCTTTGAATACGCCTATCTGTTGGATGCCTTTGAGGAAGAACAGCAGCAGGGCATTACGATTGACACCACGCGCATTCAGTTCTCTACCGCTAAGCGTGACTATGTGATTATTGATGCACCGGGCCATAAGGAATTTTTGAAGAACATGATTTCCGGCGCGGCAGGTGCCGAAGCGGCGCTCCTGATTGTCGATGGTAAACAGGGCGTGCAGGAACAGAGCCGCCGCCATGCCTATATGCTGAGTCTGTTGGGCATCAAAAAGGTTTATGTGCTGGTCAATAAGATGGATTTGGCAGGCTATGCGGAAATCGCTTTCGTTAAAATCAAACATGATATGGGGGCGTTCCTGGCGGAACTAGGGATTTATCCGCTCAAGTATATTCCCGTATCCGGCCTGCAAGGAGATAATATCGCCAGCAAGTCGGTGCATATGCCGTGGTATCAGGGCGAGCCATTGTTGGAGGCTTTAGATTTGTTGGAAGGTGAACAGGCGGCGGTTGACCGCGCTCTGCGCCTGCCGATTCAGGATGTGTATAAATTCGATTCCCGCCGCATAATCGCCGGACGGATTGAAGCAGGGCAGTTGGCTGTGGGCGATGAAATCGCCATCTATCCCGGCGGCCGCAAGACCAAGGTAGTGGCCTTTCCCTATTGGCAGGCAAAAGACCAGCGCACACAGGCTTTTGCCGGTGCGTCCACAGGCATACAGGTGGCCGATGAATTCTTCAATCAGCGGGGCGAAATCATCACGCGGGCGGGCGATACGCCGCCGCTTACGGGCAAACGCCTGCGTGTGTCCCTGTTTTGGCTCGGCAAAAAGCCTTTGCAGCTCAATCGTCGTTATAAGCTAAAACTCGGCACGCAGGAAGTGGAAGCGCAGGTGGAAAGCATTGAAAAACTTATTGACGCGTCAAGCCTTGACCAGCGCGCGGCGGATACCGTCAAGGAAATCCGCCTCAATGATGTGGCAGAGGTGATTTTGAAACTCAAAGAAGAAATCGCTTTTGACCGCTTTCAGGACTATCAGGCAACAGGCCGCTTTGTGCTGGTGGATGGCTATGATGTAGCAGGCGGCGGCATTGTGCTGGCGGCGGAAAAAGAAGCGCCTGGCGAATTCTCCCAGAAGGCAATGCGCTATATCATGAACCATTTGCCGCAGAATGGCGAACTTATCGTCGTGGTCAAAGATGGCGAAATCGTGCGCCTTGAACGCACTGAACGGGAAGTTTTCAGCGGCATAGACGGCGAAGGGATTTAA
- a CDS encoding adenylyl-sulfate reductase subunit alpha, with product MNVREEQADILLIGGGAAGCYAALTLGEKHPELNVLLVDKANIKRSGCLAAGVNALNAYITPGHTPQDYVDYAKEDAAGIVREDLLLTMSEGLNEVTEKLEKLGLVLQKNPDGSYAARGWRNIKINGENIKPLLAKAVLDLSNVKVRNHVNIVDYLVIGGQVCGAWGIDLKQEEIVLFTAKAVICATGGAAGLYQPNHPGTSRHKMWYSPFNTGAGYAMGLRAGAEMTTFEMRFIALRCKGTIAPTGTIAQGVGAPQINSRGEKYQGKYGNTTAQRLWAVVKENLSGNGPCYLATHGISAEQAAALERAYLNMAPAQTLFWRESGLSPQEFDVEIEGSEPYVVGGHTASGYWIGADRSTTLPGLFAAGDVAGGCPQKYVTGAFVEGEIAAESAAKYAVKAATKMDLTGIKDTIIRQVQHFSGTTADSPYTTESLEEAMQQAMDEYAGGIKTHYGYSESSLKIAAKHIERLQSLSDSLRASDAYGLLKIFELRERLLVCQALLAHLAARKETRWPGFAEHLDYPETRDEFKVFINSRLEDGQIQIIRRPLAVNAEEAAG from the coding sequence ATGAATGTACGAGAAGAACAGGCGGATATTTTGCTTATCGGCGGCGGGGCGGCGGGCTGCTATGCGGCGCTTACGCTGGGCGAAAAACACCCGGAATTAAATGTCCTGCTGGTGGATAAGGCAAATATCAAGCGCAGTGGGTGCCTTGCGGCAGGAGTCAATGCACTGAACGCCTATATCACGCCGGGGCATACGCCGCAGGATTATGTGGATTATGCCAAGGAAGATGCGGCAGGCATTGTGCGGGAGGACTTGCTCCTGACCATGAGTGAAGGGCTCAATGAAGTAACCGAGAAACTCGAAAAACTGGGGCTGGTGCTCCAGAAAAATCCCGATGGCTCTTATGCCGCGCGGGGCTGGCGCAATATCAAGATAAATGGGGAAAATATCAAGCCGCTGCTTGCCAAGGCCGTACTTGACTTGTCAAATGTCAAAGTCAGAAATCATGTCAATATCGTGGATTATCTTGTAATTGGTGGTCAGGTGTGCGGGGCCTGGGGGATTGACTTAAAGCAGGAAGAAATCGTACTCTTTACCGCCAAGGCGGTAATCTGTGCTACGGGCGGGGCGGCAGGGCTTTACCAGCCCAATCATCCCGGAACTTCCCGCCATAAGATGTGGTACAGTCCCTTTAACACCGGCGCAGGCTATGCCATGGGCCTGCGGGCAGGGGCGGAAATGACCACGTTCGAGATGCGTTTTATCGCCCTCCGGTGCAAGGGGACAATCGCGCCAACCGGTACGATTGCGCAGGGCGTGGGCGCGCCGCAGATCAACTCCCGTGGGGAAAAGTATCAGGGAAAATATGGCAATACCACGGCCCAGCGCCTTTGGGCGGTGGTCAAGGAAAATCTGTCCGGCAATGGCCCTTGCTATCTGGCTACGCATGGTATCAGCGCGGAGCAGGCGGCGGCTTTGGAGCGTGCCTATCTCAATATGGCGCCCGCGCAAACGCTCTTTTGGCGGGAAAGCGGCCTAAGCCCGCAGGAGTTCGATGTGGAAATCGAAGGTTCCGAGCCTTATGTGGTCGGTGGTCATACCGCCAGCGGCTATTGGATTGGCGCTGACCGGTCAACGACCCTGCCGGGGCTCTTTGCGGCGGGGGATGTGGCAGGCGGCTGTCCGCAAAAGTATGTGACGGGGGCTTTTGTCGAAGGGGAGATAGCCGCCGAATCTGCGGCAAAATACGCGGTCAAGGCTGCAACAAAAATGGATTTGACTGGCATAAAAGATACGATTATCAGGCAGGTACAGCATTTTAGCGGCACAACTGCAGACAGTCCCTATACGACCGAAAGTCTCGAAGAAGCCATGCAGCAGGCTATGGATGAATATGCCGGCGGCATTAAGACGCATTATGGTTATAGCGAAAGTTCCTTAAAGATTGCCGCCAAGCATATCGAGCGGCTGCAAAGTCTTAGCGACAGCCTGCGGGCGTCAGATGCCTATGGGCTATTAAAAATTTTTGAACTGCGGGAACGGCTGCTCGTCTGTCAGGCTCTTTTGGCGCATCTAGCGGCACGCAAGGAAACCCGTTGGCCGGGCTTTGCCGAGCATTTGGATTATCCGGAGACGCGCGACGAGTTCAAGGTATTTATCAATTCGCGATTAGAAGATGGGCAGATTCAGATTATCCGCCGTCCGTTAGCAGTGAATGCAGAGGAGGCGGCCGGATGA
- a CDS encoding 4Fe-4S binding protein, with product MSIAIEKDKCVGCGQCTEVCPGNLL from the coding sequence ATGAGTATTGCCATTGAAAAAGACAAATGCGTAGGCTGTGGCCAGTGCACCGAGGTATGTCCGGGAAATCTTCTGTAG
- the cysD gene encoding sulfate adenylyltransferase subunit CysD, with the protein MSQAIETADKLDKLEAESIYILREAYKKLGKLGMLWSIGKDSTVLLWLAKKAFYGHCPFPFIHVDTKHKIPEMIAYRDRVAKELNLDLIVHTNQAAIDAGMGPDKGRLACCQALKTEGLKQVVKEYGFDGLIVGVRRDEEGSRSKERVFSERKEDDAWDYANQLPELWDQFKTDFPKGHHIRVHPLLAWNELDIWEYIRRENIPIIDLYFAKNGKRYRSLGCACCTGQIESEADTLDKIIEELKHTTTSERAGRKQDQEDSYAMQKLRKEGYM; encoded by the coding sequence ATGTCACAAGCAATCGAAACAGCAGATAAATTAGACAAGCTGGAAGCAGAAAGCATTTATATTTTACGGGAAGCCTACAAGAAATTGGGCAAGCTGGGGATGTTATGGTCCATCGGCAAGGATTCGACGGTCCTTCTCTGGCTGGCGAAAAAGGCCTTTTATGGTCATTGCCCCTTTCCGTTTATCCATGTCGATACCAAGCATAAGATTCCGGAAATGATTGCCTATCGTGACCGGGTGGCCAAGGAACTGAACTTGGATTTGATTGTCCATACCAATCAGGCGGCTATCGATGCCGGTATGGGACCGGACAAAGGGCGGCTGGCCTGCTGTCAGGCACTAAAGACCGAGGGGCTCAAGCAGGTGGTCAAGGAATACGGCTTTGATGGGCTGATTGTGGGCGTGCGCCGCGATGAGGAAGGTTCCCGCTCCAAGGAACGCGTGTTCAGTGAGCGCAAGGAGGACGATGCCTGGGACTATGCCAACCAGCTGCCGGAGCTTTGGGACCAGTTCAAGACGGATTTTCCGAAAGGCCATCATATCCGCGTCCATCCATTGCTGGCCTGGAATGAATTGGATATTTGGGAGTACATCCGCCGGGAAAATATTCCCATCATTGATTTGTATTTTGCCAAGAACGGCAAGCGCTACCGCTCGTTAGGCTGCGCCTGCTGCACGGGGCAGATTGAGTCGGAGGCGGACACGCTGGATAAAATCATCGAGGAATTAAAACATACGACCACCAGCGAGCGGGCCGGGCGCAAGCAGGACCAGGAGGATTCCTATGCGATGCAGAAACTGCGGAAAGAGGGGTATATGTAA
- a CDS encoding sulfate ABC transporter substrate-binding protein, with protein MKWWKTASVALGILTAIGFAGCGSEQAASNADSKGAGEFLNVSYDPTREFYAEFNQVFTGEWKKESGQDVEFRQSNGGSGKQARSVIEGLEADVVTLALAYDVDEIAQAGLIDKDWLKKFPDNSAPYTSTIVFLVRKGNPKNIHDWDDLVRDDVKIVTPNPKTSGGARWNYLAAWEYARQKFNGDETQVKGFIKKLFQNVVALDSGARGATTSFVQRGQGDVLIAWENEALITLKDSPDYEIVAPSLSILAEPSVAVVDKVVDKKGTRKVAEAYINYLYSENGQEIAAKNFYRPRNKAVFEKYKGQFPELKLFTIDDAFGGWTKAQKEHFADGGTFDQIYQK; from the coding sequence ATGAAGTGGTGGAAAACGGCAAGTGTGGCATTAGGAATACTAACGGCAATCGGTTTTGCTGGCTGCGGCAGTGAACAGGCAGCAAGTAATGCGGACAGCAAGGGGGCAGGGGAATTTTTGAATGTGTCCTATGACCCGACGCGCGAATTCTATGCCGAATTTAATCAGGTGTTTACGGGGGAATGGAAGAAGGAAAGCGGTCAGGATGTGGAGTTCCGCCAGTCCAACGGCGGTTCCGGCAAGCAGGCCCGCTCGGTTATCGAAGGTTTAGAGGCAGATGTGGTGACGCTCGCTCTGGCGTATGACGTGGACGAAATCGCGCAGGCAGGGCTTATCGACAAGGATTGGCTGAAGAAGTTTCCCGATAACTCCGCACCCTATACTTCGACCATTGTCTTCCTTGTGCGCAAGGGCAATCCCAAGAACATTCACGACTGGGATGATTTGGTACGGGATGATGTGAAAATCGTCACGCCGAATCCAAAGACTTCCGGCGGTGCCCGCTGGAATTACTTAGCGGCTTGGGAATATGCCCGCCAGAAATTCAACGGTGACGAAACGCAGGTCAAGGGCTTTATCAAAAAGTTGTTCCAGAATGTGGTGGCGCTTGACTCCGGTGCCCGTGGCGCAACGACCAGCTTTGTACAGCGCGGTCAGGGTGATGTGCTGATTGCCTGGGAAAATGAAGCGCTGATTACGCTTAAAGATTCGCCGGATTATGAAATCGTAGCGCCGTCCCTGTCCATTCTGGCCGAACCGTCTGTTGCAGTGGTGGATAAGGTCGTGGACAAGAAGGGAACGCGCAAGGTGGCTGAAGCCTACATTAACTATCTCTATTCCGAAAACGGGCAGGAAATTGCCGCCAAGAATTTCTATCGTCCGCGCAACAAGGCCGTCTTTGAAAAGTACAAGGGCCAGTTCCCGGAACTTAAGCTCTTTACCATTGATGATGCCTTTGGTGGCTGGACGAAAGCGCAGAAGGAACATTTTGCCGATGGCGGCACCTTTGACCAGATTTATCAGAAGTAA
- a CDS encoding YSC84-related protein: MKKMFTLLMAALLVCLMTATSFAATSQEKIDKERAEIDNLSVKALHNLYEKVPSAENVINNCYAYATLSNTGMKLGLFGDAHGRGLAANNTTGEKVYMRMKELGLGIGLGIKEYDLIFVIGTEQAWKAFISGDIKFASSADASASDGQAGGAVEGASIAANGIWVYQMTKKGLSLDASIKGTKIYADKKLNKR; encoded by the coding sequence ATGAAAAAAATGTTTACCTTGCTGATGGCAGCGTTGTTGGTCTGCCTGATGACGGCTACTTCGTTTGCGGCGACCAGTCAGGAGAAAATCGACAAGGAGCGGGCGGAAATTGATAATCTGTCGGTAAAGGCGCTGCATAATCTTTATGAAAAAGTTCCTTCTGCCGAAAATGTCATCAATAATTGCTACGCTTATGCGACTTTGAGCAATACGGGCATGAAGCTTGGTTTGTTCGGCGATGCACATGGCAGAGGCCTGGCGGCTAACAATACCACAGGCGAAAAAGTCTACATGCGGATGAAGGAATTGGGACTGGGGATTGGTCTCGGAATAAAAGAGTATGATTTGATTTTTGTCATCGGCACGGAACAGGCCTGGAAAGCATTTATCTCCGGGGATATCAAATTTGCCAGCTCGGCAGATGCTTCAGCCAGTGACGGACAGGCAGGTGGTGCGGTAGAAGGGGCCTCGATTGCTGCCAATGGCATCTGGGTGTACCAGATGACGAAAAAGGGCCTGTCTCTAGATGCTTCCATCAAGGGAACAAAGATTTATGCCGATAAGAAATTGAATAAGCGGTGA
- the cysT gene encoding sulfate ABC transporter permease subunit CysT, which produces MLRLGQVIPGGGFALGIVFFYLSLLIFLPLGAFVLYASGMSGESFIRQVTDYRMVHGYMLSFGCALAAAVINAVFGLLLAWVLVRYNFPGKRLMDGLIDLPFALPTAVAGIALTTLYVENGWLGQFFYAAGIPSAFSAVGITIALIFVGIPFVVRSVQPVLRDLDGSLEEAAAIMGAGKFLTFRKVIFPELVTPLISGFALAFARGIGEYGSVVFIAGNMPYETEIAPLLIMTKLEQFDYQAAAAVAIVMLGMSLLVLLILNGYQHYRLQRLGA; this is translated from the coding sequence ATGCTGAGACTGGGGCAGGTTATTCCGGGCGGCGGGTTCGCCTTGGGGATTGTGTTTTTCTATCTGTCGTTGTTGATTTTTTTGCCGCTGGGCGCGTTCGTACTTTATGCCAGTGGCATGAGCGGGGAAAGCTTTATCCGGCAGGTGACGGATTACCGCATGGTGCATGGCTATATGCTGAGCTTTGGCTGTGCATTGGCGGCGGCTGTGATTAATGCCGTGTTCGGGCTGCTGCTGGCCTGGGTGCTGGTGCGCTATAATTTCCCCGGCAAACGGTTGATGGATGGGCTTATCGACCTGCCCTTTGCCCTGCCGACGGCAGTAGCAGGTATCGCACTGACTACGCTCTATGTGGAAAATGGCTGGCTCGGCCAGTTCTTCTATGCCGCAGGCATTCCGTCGGCGTTCTCGGCGGTGGGCATAACCATTGCGCTTATCTTTGTGGGGATACCCTTTGTCGTGCGCAGTGTCCAGCCGGTGCTCAGGGATTTGGACGGCTCGTTGGAGGAAGCGGCAGCCATTATGGGGGCGGGAAAATTCCTGACCTTTCGCAAGGTGATTTTCCCGGAACTTGTGACACCGCTAATCAGCGGTTTTGCTTTGGCCTTTGCCCGGGGGATTGGCGAGTATGGCAGCGTGGTTTTTATTGCGGGGAATATGCCCTATGAAACGGAGATTGCGCCGCTGCTCATTATGACGAAACTGGAGCAGTTTGATTATCAGGCGGCTGCGGCGGTGGCGATTGTGATGTTGGGGATGTCATTATTGGTGCTGCTTATCTTGAATGGGTATCAGCATTATCGGCTGCAGAGATTAGGAGCATAA